Proteins found in one Larimichthys crocea isolate SSNF chromosome I, L_crocea_2.0, whole genome shotgun sequence genomic segment:
- the LOC104937999 gene encoding growth-regulated alpha protein, with the protein MMTSAVQCIIILACTAILTSAAGSIKTCRCLNPGTGVRVPFANIVSAAEYLPRPYCNKKEVIITLTNGPSKCLDPAERFTNAVLRRLKARDAVKNTLASKATTVPETMSKTATIAPTSS; encoded by the exons ATGATGACTTCTGCAGTCCAGTGCATCATTATCCTGGCATGCACTGCCATCCTAACTTCAGCAGCAGGAT CTATTAAAACATGCCGCTGCTTAAACCCAGGCACGGGTGTACGTGTACCTTTCGCTAACATTGTGAGCGCAGCAGAGTATCTTCCTCGTCCATACTGCAACAAGAAAGAAGTCAT CATCACACTGACAAATGGCCCCTCAAAGTGTCTCGACCCAGCTGAAAGATTCACCAATGCAGTCCTAAGAAG GTTAAAGGCACGTGATGCTGTGAAAAACACCCTTGCATCGAAAGCAACCACAGTGCCAGAGACGATGTCAAAGACAGCGACAATAGCGCCAACGTCATCGTAA
- the cxcl19 gene encoding C-X-C motif chemokine 19 translates to MKTCILLIFGALLVVVTGMPPISRDYNTHCRCLQVESRIIPPDNLKSIKIVPEGPHCPDTEVIAGLVSGERVCLNPRSSWVKKLIHFVLERQLHVGGTLPKN, encoded by the exons ATGAAGACTTGCATCTTGCTCATCTTCGGCGCCCTGCTTGTCGTCGTAACTG GTATGCCGCCGATCAGCAGGGACTACAACACACACTGTCGGTGCCTGCAGGTGGAGTCGAGGATCATCCCGCCAGACAACCTGAAGAGCATCAAGATTGTCCCCGAAGGGCCTCACTGCCCGGATACAGAAGTGAT AGCTGGCCTGGTGAGCGGGGAGAGGGTCTGCCTAAATCCCCGGTCCTCCTGGGTGAAGAAGCTGATTCACTTTGTTCTTGAGAGACAGCTACATGTGGGAGGGACACTTCCCAAGAACTGA